One window from the genome of Macaca fascicularis isolate 582-1 chromosome 7, T2T-MFA8v1.1 encodes:
- the HAUS2 gene encoding HAUS augmin-like complex subunit 2 isoform X1 yields MLNMSKKTASCFVNFTRLQQITDIEAEIYQKNLEIELLKLEKDTADVVHPFFLAQKCHTLQSMNNHLEAVLKEKRSLRQRLLKPMCQENLPIEAVYHRYMVHLLELAVTFIERLETHLETIRNIPHLAANLKKMNQALAKMDILVTETEELAENILKWRKQQNEVSSCIPKILAEESYLYKHDITMPPLPFTSKVHVQTTNAK; encoded by the exons ATGTTAAACATGTCTAAGAAAACAGCTTCTTGTTTTGTGAACTTCACCAGACTACAGCAGATCACAGACATTGAAGCTGAAATCTACCAG AAAAACCTGGAAATTGAACTCCTGAAACTAGAAAAAGATACAGCAGATGTTGTTCATCCTTTCTTTCTGG cTCAGAAGTGTCATACTCTGCAAAGCATGAATAATCATTTGGAAGCAGTGCTGAAAGAGAAGAGATCCCTTAGGCAAAGACTGTTGAAACCCATGTGCCAGGAAAACTTACCTATTGAAGCTGTTTATCACAG ataTATGGTACATTTGCTGGAATTGGCTGTGACTTTCATTGAGAGATTAGAAACCCACCTTGAAACAATTAGAAATATACCTCATTTAGCTGCAAATCTAAAGAAAATG AACCAGGCTTTAGCAAAGATGGATATATTGGTgactgagacagaagaactgGCAGAGAATATACTCAAGTGGCGTaaacaacaaaatgaagtttCATCTTGTATCCCCAAAATATTAGCTGAAGAAAGTTATCTTTATAAACATGATATTACAATGCCTCCTTTACCTTTTACTTCTAAAGTTCATGTCCAAACTACTAATGCCAAGTAG
- the HAUS2 gene encoding HAUS augmin-like complex subunit 2 isoform X2 codes for MNNHLEAVLKEKRSLRQRLLKPMCQENLPIEAVYHRYMVHLLELAVTFIERLETHLETIRNIPHLAANLKKMNQALAKMDILVTETEELAENILKWRKQQNEVSSCIPKILAEESYLYKHDITMPPLPFTSKVHVQTTNAK; via the exons ATGAATAATCATTTGGAAGCAGTGCTGAAAGAGAAGAGATCCCTTAGGCAAAGACTGTTGAAACCCATGTGCCAGGAAAACTTACCTATTGAAGCTGTTTATCACAG ataTATGGTACATTTGCTGGAATTGGCTGTGACTTTCATTGAGAGATTAGAAACCCACCTTGAAACAATTAGAAATATACCTCATTTAGCTGCAAATCTAAAGAAAATG AACCAGGCTTTAGCAAAGATGGATATATTGGTgactgagacagaagaactgGCAGAGAATATACTCAAGTGGCGTaaacaacaaaatgaagtttCATCTTGTATCCCCAAAATATTAGCTGAAGAAAGTTATCTTTATAAACATGATATTACAATGCCTCCTTTACCTTTTACTTCTAAAGTTCATGTCCAAACTACTAATGCCAAGTAG